One genomic segment of Arachis duranensis cultivar V14167 chromosome 4, aradu.V14167.gnm2.J7QH, whole genome shotgun sequence includes these proteins:
- the LOC107484042 gene encoding serine carboxypeptidase-like 50 has translation MESTTPFFSIITTLIFYSLVSLSASSNPNNPFPKEALPTKSGYLPVSTSSSSAIFYAFYEAHNSTLPLSQTPLLIWLQGGPGCSSMIGNFYELGPWTLTDESPLTLHPNPGAWNRIFGLLFLDNPIGSGFSVAATTQEIPTDQDGVAKHLFAAITRFVELDPVFKNRPIYITGESYAGKYVPAIGYYILKENSRLRGSKRVNLAGLAIGDGLTDPVTQVVTHAVNAYYIGLINERQRNELEKDQLEAVRLAQIGNWSAATDARNVVLRKLRNVTGLATLFDYTRKKPYGDDVVDKFLNNVEAKKALGVKNESLVFEGCSDVVGAVLHADVMKSVKYMVEELVRNTRVLLYQGQHDIQDGVVQVEAWVKTMKWEGIEDFLNAERKIWKVNGELAGYVQQWKSLTNVVVLGAGHLLPSDQPVTSQAMIEDWVLEKGLFQSLQHHENVSRNSL, from the coding sequence ATGGAGTCAACTACCCCCTTCTTCTCCATCATCACGACCCTTATCTTCTACTCCTTAGTCTCACTCTCAGCTTCTTCAAATCCAAACAATCCATTCCCAAAAGAAGCTCTTCCTACTAAATCTGGTTACCTCCCAGTAAGTACATCATCTTCCTCTGCTATCTTCTATGCTTTCTATGAAGCTCATAACTCAACTTTACCTCTCTCCCAAACCCCTCTTCTCATTTGGCTCCAAGGTGGTCCCGGATGCTCCTCCATGATTGGCAACTTCTATGAGCTTGGACCATGGACTCTCACTGATGAATCACCCCTTACACTTCACCCTAACCCTGGTGCTTGGAACAGGATCTTTGGTCTCCTCTTTCTTGATAACCCCATTGGTTCTGGATTCAGTGTAGCAGCAACAACACAAGAAATCCCAACTGATCAAGATGGTGTTGCAAAGCATCTCTTTGCTGCTATAACAAGGTTTGTTGAGCTTGATCCTGTTTTCAAGAACCGTCCTATTTATATTACTGGTGAAAGTTATGCTGGGAAGTATGTTCCTGCTATTGGATACTATATATTAAAGGAGAATTCGCGGCTGCGCGGTTCTAAGAGAGTGAATTTGGCTGGTTTGGCTATTGGAGATGGGTTGACTGACCCTGTTACACAAGTGGTTACTCATGCTGTTAATGCTTATTATATTGGTTTGATCAATGAGAGGCAGAGGAATGAGTTGGAGAAGGATCAATTGGAAGCGGTTAGGTTAGCGCAGATTGGGAATTGGAGCGCTGCAACTGATGCAAGGAATGTGGTTTTGCGAAAGTTGAGGAATGTAACAGGGTTGGCTACTTTGTTTGATTACACAAGGAAAAAGCCCTATGGCGATGATGTAGTGGATAAATTCTTGAACAATGTGGAAGCTAAGAAGGCCTTAGGGGTGAAGAATGAGTCACTTGTGTTTGAAGGATGCAGCGATGTGGTTGGCGCCGTGTTACATGCTGATGTGATGAAGAGTGTGAAGTACATGGTAGAGGAATTGGTGAGGAACACTAGGGTGTTGTTATATCAAGGTCAGCATGATATTCAGGATGGAGTGGTTCAGGTCGAGGCGTGGGTGAAGACGATGAAGTGGGAAGGGATTGAGGATTTTTTGAATGCAGAGAGGAAGATATGGAAGGTGAACGGAGAGCTTGCTGGCTATGTCCAACAATGGAAGTCACTCACTAATGTTGTGGTGTTAGGGGCAGGGCATCTTTTACCTTCTGATCAACCTGTGACATCTCAAGCAATGATTGAAGATTGGGTCCTTGAAAAAGGTTTATTTCAAAGTTTGCAGCATCATGAAAATGTGTCAAGAAATTCATTGTGA